Proteins from one Parvibaculum lavamentivorans DS-1 genomic window:
- a CDS encoding DUF1772 domain-containing protein, with translation MADSFLLLLTLPAALGSGIVAGIFYGFSSFIMRALGKLAPHEGIAAMQSINVVVINPAFFAAFFGTAVLSLVLGGFAFFGSEVAGAALLVAGALLYLVGCIGVTMVFNVPLNNRLARVKPESAEGAEVWRHYLVTWTRWSSVRTAASAVAAVFFIVAMV, from the coding sequence ATGGCCGATTCATTCCTTCTGCTGCTGACGCTGCCGGCCGCGCTGGGGAGCGGCATTGTGGCGGGGATTTTTTACGGGTTTTCGAGTTTCATCATGAGGGCACTCGGGAAGCTCGCGCCGCATGAGGGGATTGCGGCGATGCAATCCATCAATGTGGTGGTGATCAATCCGGCATTCTTCGCGGCGTTTTTCGGGACGGCGGTGTTGTCGCTGGTGCTGGGCGGCTTTGCGTTTTTCGGCAGCGAGGTTGCGGGGGCGGCGCTGCTTGTGGCAGGCGCCCTGCTCTATCTCGTGGGCTGCATCGGCGTGACCATGGTTTTCAACGTGCCGCTGAACAACAGGCTGGCGCGGGTGAAGCCGGAGAGTGCCGAGGGGGCGGAAGTTTGGCGGCATTATCTCGTTACGTGGACGCGGTGGAGCAGTGTGCGGACGGCGGCTTCGGCGGTGGCGGCGGTGTTTTTTATTGTGGCGATGGTTTGA
- a CDS encoding homocysteine S-methyltransferase family protein gives MTKYRNRLPQTQGGLFLSDGGIETTLIFEDGFELPYFAAFHLLQDQAGTEGLRAYFRRHAKIAVDARTGFILESPTWRASPDWGQKLGYTLEALDAANRVALRLMHELRAEFETPSSPMVISGCVGPRGDGYIAGEAMSPEEAEAYHARQIRLYAEEGADMATAITMTNVNEAVGVTRAAKAAGLPVAISFTVETDGTLPAGDRLGDAIAAVDAATGRTPAYYMINCAHPDHFDAVLKGEWVKRIGGIRANASRCSHAELNEAEELDFGNPQELGQQYRDLRARFPQINVMGGCCGTDHRHIEAISSACLETA, from the coding sequence ATGACCAAATACAGAAATCGCCTGCCGCAGACGCAAGGCGGATTGTTTCTCAGCGATGGCGGAATCGAAACCACGCTGATTTTCGAGGATGGATTCGAACTCCCTTATTTCGCCGCCTTCCACCTGCTGCAGGATCAGGCGGGTACGGAGGGTTTGCGCGCCTATTTCCGCCGCCATGCGAAGATTGCGGTGGATGCGCGCACCGGCTTCATTCTCGAAAGCCCGACCTGGCGCGCGAGCCCGGACTGGGGCCAGAAGCTCGGCTATACGCTGGAGGCGCTGGATGCGGCGAACCGCGTGGCGCTGAGGCTGATGCATGAGCTGCGCGCCGAATTCGAGACGCCCTCCTCTCCCATGGTCATCAGCGGCTGTGTGGGCCCGCGCGGCGACGGCTATATCGCCGGCGAGGCGATGAGCCCGGAGGAAGCGGAGGCCTATCACGCGCGGCAAATCCGTCTTTATGCGGAGGAAGGCGCGGATATGGCGACGGCTATCACCATGACGAATGTCAACGAGGCCGTGGGCGTCACGCGCGCGGCGAAGGCGGCGGGGCTGCCTGTTGCAATCTCCTTCACGGTGGAGACGGACGGGACGCTGCCGGCCGGCGACCGGCTGGGCGACGCCATTGCGGCCGTGGACGCGGCGACGGGACGCACCCCCGCCTATTACATGATCAACTGTGCGCACCCGGACCATTTCGACGCCGTGCTGAAAGGCGAATGGGTGAAGCGGATCGGCGGCATTCGCGCCAATGCGTCGCGGTGCAGCCATGCGGAACTCAACGAGGCGGAGGAACTGGACTTCGGCAACCCGCAAGAGCTTGGCCAGCAGTATCGCGATTTGCGGGCGCGGTTTCCGCAGATCAATGTGATGGGCGGATGCTGCGGCACGGACCACCGGCATATCGAGGCGATTTCTTCGGCTTGTCTCGAGACGGCGTAG
- a CDS encoding AraC family transcriptional regulator → MDPLSDVLRSMRLTGGIFLEAEFTAPWSIVSRVEPEDCAPFGYVPRNLIAYHYVEEGELLLQLDGQPDLKAGRGEILLLPQNHPHILASGPGIAAAHSHDLVLPAPDGGLARIVHGGGGARTRIVCGFLGNETPGDTLLSFLPPVLRLDVPEDHTGQWIESTFRFASVALAGGGDRSAVVLGRLAELLFEEAVHRHVASLPEGEKGWLAGLRDPVIGRALALLHGRLDRPWTTDALAAEVGLSRSAFASRFTALVGDPPMRYLGKWRMQLAARRLSDTPDSVARIAFDAGYESEAAFNRAFKRSFGSPPATWRKENTRQGDPAP, encoded by the coding sequence ATGGACCCGTTATCGGATGTTCTTCGCTCGATGCGTCTCACGGGCGGTATTTTTCTCGAAGCCGAGTTCACGGCGCCCTGGTCCATCGTGTCGCGCGTGGAGCCGGAGGATTGCGCTCCTTTCGGCTATGTGCCGCGAAACCTCATCGCCTACCATTATGTCGAGGAGGGCGAGCTTCTGCTCCAGCTCGACGGGCAGCCGGACCTGAAGGCCGGACGCGGCGAGATCCTGCTCCTCCCGCAAAACCATCCGCATATTCTGGCAAGCGGTCCAGGCATCGCGGCCGCGCATTCCCACGATCTCGTCCTGCCTGCGCCGGACGGCGGCCTCGCCCGCATCGTCCATGGCGGCGGTGGCGCGCGGACGCGCATCGTCTGCGGCTTTCTCGGCAACGAAACGCCGGGCGACACGCTTCTGTCCTTCCTCCCGCCCGTGCTCCGTCTCGACGTCCCGGAAGATCACACCGGCCAATGGATCGAAAGCACCTTCCGCTTCGCCTCCGTCGCGCTCGCGGGCGGCGGCGACCGCTCGGCCGTGGTGCTCGGCCGCCTTGCCGAACTTCTTTTCGAGGAAGCGGTGCATCGCCATGTCGCCTCGCTCCCGGAAGGGGAGAAGGGCTGGCTCGCCGGCCTGCGCGATCCCGTCATCGGCCGTGCGCTCGCGCTCCTTCACGGACGGCTCGACCGTCCCTGGACGACGGATGCCCTCGCCGCCGAGGTCGGCCTCTCGCGCTCCGCCTTCGCCTCCCGCTTCACCGCCCTCGTCGGCGACCCGCCCATGCGCTATCTCGGCAAATGGCGCATGCAACTCGCCGCCCGCCGCCTCTCCGACACGCCGGACTCCGTCGCCCGCATCGCCTTCGACGCCGGCTACGAATCCGAAGCAGCCTTCAACCGTGCCTTCAAACGCAGCTTCGGCTCGCCCCCGGCCACATGGCGCAAGGAAAACACGCGGCAGGGCGATCCCGCTCCATGA
- the rarD gene encoding EamA family transporter RarD, whose translation MQQTPAARPSPHSEAALGAAAAGLGYLLWGVSVIFYKQLVEVPPFEVLAHRSVWSVVLVLAIILLLRRGPELIVLLRDRRTMLTLAGTAFLIGSNWFVFIYSINEQRILETSLGYYINPLMSVLLGVAFLGERLSRPQIFAVALAFIGVLYFTVALGTLPWISLYLAITFAAYGYLRKVARAGPLEGLFVEVAVLLPLALAYLWWLSGHGGTSFGNGGWHIWMFLVLTGPMTAVPLLLFTFGAQRIRLATLGLMQYLAPTTQFFVAVFLYGEPLIPAQVATFALIWIGLGIFSADTWRRERELRRLAGLENRG comes from the coding sequence ATGCAGCAGACACCCGCAGCCAGACCCTCTCCCCACAGCGAAGCCGCCCTCGGCGCCGCGGCGGCGGGGCTCGGCTATCTGCTCTGGGGCGTTTCCGTCATTTTCTACAAGCAGCTTGTCGAGGTGCCGCCCTTCGAGGTTCTGGCGCATCGCTCGGTGTGGAGCGTCGTCCTCGTCCTCGCCATCATTCTTCTTCTGCGGCGCGGCCCGGAACTGATCGTGCTCCTGCGCGACCGCCGCACCATGCTCACGCTTGCCGGCACCGCGTTCCTCATCGGCTCCAACTGGTTCGTCTTCATCTATTCGATCAACGAGCAGCGCATCCTCGAAACGAGCCTCGGCTATTACATCAATCCGCTGATGAGCGTGCTGCTCGGCGTCGCCTTTCTCGGCGAGCGCCTGTCGCGGCCGCAAATCTTCGCCGTCGCGCTCGCCTTTATCGGCGTTCTCTATTTCACCGTCGCGCTCGGCACGCTGCCCTGGATTTCGCTCTACCTCGCGATCACATTCGCGGCCTATGGCTATCTGCGGAAAGTCGCGCGGGCAGGGCCGCTCGAAGGTCTCTTCGTCGAGGTCGCCGTGCTCCTGCCGCTCGCGCTCGCCTATCTCTGGTGGCTCTCCGGCCATGGTGGCACGAGCTTCGGCAATGGCGGCTGGCACATATGGATGTTCCTTGTACTGACGGGTCCGATGACCGCCGTGCCGCTCCTCCTCTTCACCTTCGGCGCCCAGCGCATCCGCCTCGCCACATTGGGCCTGATGCAATATCTCGCGCCGACGACGCAGTTCTTCGTCGCCGTTTTCCTCTATGGCGAGCCACTTATCCCCGCCCAGGTCGCCACCTTCGCCCTCATCTGGATCGGCCTGGGGATATTCAGCGCCGATACGTGGCGTCGCGAGCGCGAGTTGAGGCGTCTCGCCGGTCTCGAAAACCGGGGATAA
- a CDS encoding TIGR00730 family Rossman fold protein produces MKLSSLCVYCGSSTGKEPAFMEAGDRFGHIMAQSKVKLVYGGGGIGVMGAVARAVLAGGGQVTGIIPKFLTEVEVEFKEVTELIVTESMHARKQLMFERSQGFVALPGGIGTVEETIEMLTWAQLGRHSYPIVIANINGFWDPLIELLDHIIKAGFARSDIRRIYSVVDRVEDIIPRVEASL; encoded by the coding sequence ATGAAACTCTCAAGTCTTTGTGTTTATTGCGGTTCCAGCACCGGAAAGGAACCCGCCTTCATGGAGGCGGGAGACCGGTTCGGACACATCATGGCGCAGTCGAAGGTGAAGCTGGTCTATGGCGGCGGCGGCATCGGGGTGATGGGCGCGGTGGCGCGGGCGGTGCTGGCCGGAGGCGGCCAAGTCACGGGAATCATTCCGAAATTCCTGACGGAAGTGGAAGTCGAATTCAAGGAAGTGACGGAATTGATCGTCACCGAGAGCATGCATGCGCGAAAGCAGCTGATGTTCGAGCGCAGCCAGGGCTTCGTGGCGCTGCCGGGCGGCATCGGCACGGTCGAGGAAACGATCGAGATGCTGACCTGGGCACAGCTCGGGCGGCACAGCTATCCCATTGTGATCGCGAACATAAACGGCTTCTGGGACCCGCTGATCGAACTGCTCGACCACATCATAAAAGCAGGTTTCGCACGCTCCGACATCCGCCGCATCTACTCGGTGGTGGACCGGGTGGAGGACATCATTCCGAGGGTCGAAGCGTCGCTATAA
- a CDS encoding LysM peptidoglycan-binding domain-containing protein, producing MKIGAIVGAFVVALIILVGGYWFFFRGGTEPAPAEIATQSDTSTDEGEAEEAADPAIPTFDIVRVQRDGSALAAGRSLPGARVELKANGETVAEVTADERGEWVALLEEPLKPGTIELRLTANNPDGSVKDSLQVVTVNVPEDTSKPALVVRSEPGKASTVLQGPGVPADAGSLVLETVDYDEKGNVIISGRADAGAGVRIYLGGELVGETSADASGRWEIRPENEIAPGQYALRVDQLDGEGRVVGRVEVPFERGEPAAVLAALRDGKVVIQPGNNLWTIAHNLYGSGFSYTVIYEANRSQIRDPNLIYPGQVLETPGLSH from the coding sequence ATGAAAATCGGGGCGATTGTTGGCGCTTTTGTGGTCGCGCTCATTATTCTCGTCGGCGGCTACTGGTTCTTTTTCCGTGGCGGCACGGAGCCCGCACCCGCCGAAATAGCAACGCAATCAGACACTTCCACGGATGAAGGCGAGGCCGAAGAAGCAGCCGATCCCGCGATCCCGACTTTCGACATCGTCCGCGTCCAGCGCGACGGCTCGGCGCTCGCCGCCGGCCGCTCGCTTCCGGGCGCCCGCGTCGAGTTGAAAGCGAACGGCGAAACCGTCGCCGAGGTCACGGCGGATGAGCGCGGCGAATGGGTCGCGCTCCTCGAAGAGCCTTTGAAACCGGGCACTATCGAGCTTCGCCTCACCGCCAACAATCCGGATGGCAGCGTGAAGGACAGCCTCCAGGTCGTCACCGTCAACGTCCCCGAAGACACGAGCAAACCCGCCCTTGTCGTCCGCAGCGAGCCCGGCAAGGCAAGCACCGTCCTGCAGGGGCCGGGCGTTCCCGCCGATGCCGGCAGCCTCGTCCTCGAAACCGTGGACTACGACGAAAAAGGCAACGTCATCATTTCCGGTCGCGCCGACGCCGGCGCCGGGGTCCGCATCTATCTCGGCGGCGAGCTCGTCGGTGAAACCAGCGCCGATGCCTCAGGCCGCTGGGAAATCCGTCCCGAAAACGAAATAGCCCCCGGGCAATATGCGCTCCGCGTCGACCAGCTCGACGGGGAAGGCCGCGTCGTCGGCCGCGTCGAGGTGCCCTTCGAACGCGGCGAACCCGCCGCCGTCCTCGCCGCCCTCCGCGATGGCAAGGTCGTCATTCAGCCGGGCAACAATCTCTGGACGATCGCCCACAATCTCTACGGCTCCGGCTTCAGCTACACGGTCATCTACGAGGCCAACCGGAGCCAGATCCGCGATCCGAACCTCATCTATCCCGGTCAGGTCCTCGAAACTCCCGGTTTGAGCCACTAA
- a CDS encoding ABCB family ABC transporter ATP-binding protein/permease, whose amino-acid sequence MPRRMKIASRGGPDPVTGGLPPRRRNHWRTLATMLPRLWPEGRTDLRARVVIAVLALVAAKGITVYVPFIYKEAVDRLSPETVAAAAVLVPVMLIVAYGVGRILMVALAQLRDAVFAKVGQNAVRELAVETFRHLHALSLRFHLERRTGGLSRVIERGTKGVDFLLRFSLFNIFPTIIELGLVCVILAYAFDIRYAAVTGVTVLLYIAFTFAVTEWRTRFRREMNDLDTEANTKAVDSLLNYETVKYFGNEEHETRRFDHSMTGYERAAIKTATSLSLLNTGQTLIFSGGLTILMLMAAQGIAEGVLTIGSFVMINAYLIQLYQPLNLLGTVYREIRQALIDMETMFDLLQIPAEIEDAPGAPPLKVEGGELVFENVTFFYDPDRRILDDVSFRVPAGRTLAIVGPSGAGKSTIARILFRFYDISGGSVRIDGQDIRMITQDSLRAAIGMVPQDTVLFNDTIRYNIRYGRPGATDAEVEKAAELARIGPFIERLPRGYETRVGERGLKLSGGEKQRVAIARTILKNPPVLLLDEATSALDTHTEKEIQAALKGISQNRTTLIIAHRLSTVVDADEILVLEQGRVIERGRHDALLALGGAYAAMWNRQREAEAAGEETIQEAGPADDETAPGKAAELEPLTADPGYA is encoded by the coding sequence ATGCCACGACGAATGAAAATTGCCTCGCGCGGCGGCCCCGATCCGGTGACCGGCGGGCTGCCCCCGCGGCGCCGCAATCACTGGCGGACGCTCGCCACCATGTTGCCCCGGCTGTGGCCGGAAGGGCGAACGGATTTGCGCGCGCGCGTCGTCATTGCCGTGCTTGCCCTCGTCGCGGCCAAGGGCATCACCGTCTATGTGCCTTTCATCTACAAGGAAGCGGTTGACCGCCTGTCGCCGGAAACGGTTGCCGCCGCCGCCGTTCTCGTGCCCGTCATGCTGATCGTCGCCTATGGCGTAGGCCGTATTTTGATGGTGGCGCTGGCGCAGTTGCGCGATGCCGTCTTTGCGAAGGTCGGCCAGAACGCAGTCCGCGAACTCGCTGTCGAAACCTTCCGCCATCTTCACGCCCTCTCGCTCCGTTTCCACCTGGAACGGCGGACCGGCGGTCTTTCGCGCGTCATCGAACGCGGCACCAAGGGTGTCGATTTCCTGCTGCGTTTCTCGCTGTTCAACATCTTTCCGACGATCATCGAGCTCGGCCTTGTCTGCGTCATCCTCGCCTATGCCTTCGACATTCGCTACGCCGCCGTCACCGGCGTGACGGTCCTTCTCTACATCGCGTTCACTTTCGCGGTAACGGAGTGGCGGACGCGTTTCCGGCGCGAAATGAACGATCTCGATACCGAGGCGAATACCAAGGCGGTCGACAGCCTGCTCAACTATGAAACCGTGAAATATTTCGGCAATGAAGAGCACGAGACAAGGCGCTTCGATCATTCGATGACGGGCTATGAGCGCGCGGCCATCAAGACCGCCACCTCGCTGTCGCTTCTGAACACAGGCCAGACGCTGATCTTCAGCGGCGGTCTGACGATTCTCATGCTGATGGCGGCACAGGGGATTGCGGAAGGCGTCCTCACCATCGGCTCCTTCGTGATGATCAATGCCTACCTGATCCAGCTCTATCAGCCGCTCAATCTTCTCGGCACGGTCTACCGTGAAATCCGTCAGGCCTTGATCGATATGGAAACGATGTTCGATCTGCTGCAGATACCGGCCGAGATCGAGGACGCGCCCGGCGCGCCCCCGCTGAAGGTCGAGGGCGGCGAACTGGTCTTCGAGAATGTCACCTTCTTCTACGATCCGGACCGCCGCATCCTGGACGACGTCTCTTTCCGCGTGCCTGCCGGCCGCACACTCGCGATCGTCGGGCCGTCCGGCGCCGGCAAGTCGACCATCGCTCGCATTCTCTTCCGCTTCTACGACATCTCGGGAGGCAGCGTACGGATCGACGGGCAGGATATCCGCATGATCACGCAGGATTCCCTGCGTGCCGCCATCGGCATGGTCCCGCAGGATACCGTCCTCTTCAACGACACAATCCGCTATAACATCCGCTACGGCCGCCCCGGTGCGACCGACGCGGAGGTGGAGAAAGCCGCTGAACTCGCGCGGATCGGTCCCTTCATCGAGCGTCTCCCCAGGGGCTACGAGACACGCGTTGGCGAGCGCGGCTTGAAGCTCTCCGGCGGCGAGAAACAACGCGTGGCGATTGCGCGAACCATTTTGAAGAACCCGCCCGTCCTGCTGCTCGACGAAGCGACTTCCGCACTCGATACCCATACTGAAAAGGAAATTCAGGCGGCGCTGAAAGGCATCTCTCAAAACCGCACGACGCTCATTATCGCCCACCGCCTTTCGACGGTGGTGGACGCCGATGAGATACTCGTTCTCGAGCAAGGGCGGGTCATTGAGCGGGGGCGGCACGATGCCCTGCTGGCGCTCGGCGGTGCCTATGCCGCCATGTGGAACCGCCAGCGCGAGGCCGAGGCCGCCGGCGAGGAGACGATACAGGAAGCCGGCCCGGCCGATGATGAAACCGCACCCGGGAAAGCCGCCGAACTTGAGCCGCTGACGGCAGATCCCGGTTATGCTTAA
- a CDS encoding phosphatidylserine decarboxylase, with amino-acid sequence MLSALRSPTNETEKADMDSLTSILTPIHREGHRFAIIFAAVTIVLFLIWNPLGWIGVILTLWCLYFFRDPDRVTPTREGLVVSPADGIVNLITEASPPEELGLGDMVRTRVSIFMNVFNCHVNRAPVAGTVKRVAYRPGLFLNADLDKASDANERNSLLIERADGEQIVVVQIAGLVARRIVCDVREGHDLAAGERFGIIRFGSRLDVYLPVGAIPLVAVGQTAIAGETVLADSISVLPQV; translated from the coding sequence ATCCTTTCTGCGCTTCGATCTCCGACGAATGAAACCGAGAAAGCCGATATGGACAGCCTTACTTCGATTTTGACGCCTATTCACAGGGAAGGGCACCGCTTCGCGATTATCTTCGCCGCGGTCACCATCGTCCTTTTCCTGATCTGGAATCCCCTGGGCTGGATCGGCGTCATTCTGACGCTCTGGTGCCTTTATTTTTTCCGCGATCCGGACCGCGTTACCCCCACGCGCGAAGGCCTGGTGGTCAGCCCGGCCGACGGCATCGTGAACCTCATCACGGAAGCCTCGCCGCCCGAAGAACTGGGATTGGGCGATATGGTCCGCACGCGCGTTAGTATCTTCATGAACGTGTTCAACTGTCATGTGAACCGCGCGCCTGTCGCCGGGACGGTGAAGCGGGTCGCCTACCGACCGGGCCTGTTTCTGAATGCCGACCTCGATAAGGCCAGCGATGCGAATGAACGGAACTCGCTTCTGATCGAGCGGGCCGATGGCGAGCAGATCGTGGTTGTCCAGATCGCGGGGCTTGTCGCCCGGCGTATCGTTTGCGACGTGAGAGAGGGGCATGACCTCGCGGCGGGTGAGCGCTTCGGCATCATTCGTTTTGGTAGCCGCCTCGATGTCTATCTGCCGGTCGGCGCCATACCGCTCGTCGCCGTCGGGCAGACGGCGATTGCCGGTGAAACCGTGCTGGCGGATTCGATATCCGTCTTGCCGCAAGTGTAA
- a CDS encoding CDP-alcohol phosphatidyltransferase family protein: MAGPIPPFEPRPGPGYRPRDNAKSRRARHFSKLPVRTIIPNALTILALCAGLTAIRFAIEGRFEAAVVAIIIASVFDALDGRIARMLQGSTRFGAELDSLTDFVNFGVAPVVVLYLWSLGEIGGIGWIAVLGFAVCCALRLARFNVALEDPDKPVWAGNFFVGVPAPAAAGLVMLPLYLSFIGVTWLKEVPLLIAIHVFAIAFLMVSQLPTFSGKRMGLRIRRDMVLPILLLVGLSAAVILSYPWIAFTALCALYLVSIPVAIARYRHHAQRTAGENRSEQENSSEVE; the protein is encoded by the coding sequence ATGGCCGGTCCTATTCCGCCGTTTGAACCGCGACCCGGTCCGGGTTACCGGCCGCGCGACAATGCGAAGTCGCGCCGGGCCCGCCATTTTTCGAAATTGCCTGTGCGGACCATCATTCCGAACGCCTTGACCATCCTTGCCCTTTGCGCTGGCCTGACCGCCATTCGCTTTGCAATAGAGGGGCGTTTCGAGGCCGCGGTCGTCGCGATCATCATTGCCTCGGTCTTCGATGCGCTGGATGGACGCATCGCCCGCATGTTGCAAGGTTCGACGCGCTTCGGAGCCGAACTCGACTCGCTTACCGACTTCGTGAATTTCGGGGTCGCACCGGTCGTCGTGCTCTATCTCTGGTCTTTGGGAGAAATCGGCGGTATCGGCTGGATAGCCGTTCTCGGTTTTGCGGTTTGCTGTGCGCTCCGCCTCGCGCGCTTCAACGTTGCCCTTGAAGATCCGGACAAACCTGTGTGGGCCGGAAATTTCTTTGTCGGCGTTCCCGCGCCCGCCGCAGCCGGTCTCGTGATGTTGCCGCTCTATCTGTCTTTTATCGGCGTAACCTGGCTGAAGGAAGTGCCGCTTCTGATCGCCATTCACGTGTTCGCGATAGCTTTCCTCATGGTAAGCCAGTTGCCCACTTTCTCGGGCAAGCGCATGGGGCTGCGTATCCGCCGAGACATGGTGCTGCCCATCCTGCTGCTTGTCGGCCTGAGCGCCGCCGTCATCCTGAGCTATCCGTGGATTGCGTTCACGGCGCTATGTGCGCTCTATCTTGTTTCCATCCCGGTAGCGATCGCCCGGTACCGTCATCATGCACAGCGCACCGCGGGAGAAAACCGCTCCGAGCAGGAAAACAGTTCGGAAGTGGAATAG
- a CDS encoding methyltransferase domain-containing protein has product MSKSTLVNLATVGSDELQAMPVAVFTAGLEQMSAEAIVRFRRMRKLSAPHRSALEKYLVENPSKRPGGAAGADSTGGRGGKGGAEEEKEAQKKKRGGEAGFGMELLLRVIAWWEGMDTDDVARAKGIKRRKRKKPAPAPQQKVSPAAAARPAPEEETPPLGRVELIQKLWGEGFSLPGGASFALRVAAPITLSSSGRYLDLTPGLGGGMRAIAKASGATILGIEADGELAAAAQLLSEQAGMGTVAPVRAVGPDGLGPEDFEPAGGYAAIFMREAMFAVEDKERMLDELQRALSDEGSLVLTDFVLADGIGIETEEDETISAWRAAEGHVAHPWTQAEYRAALGASGYKLERMSDLTSVYLPLIQTGWRQLHDCLQNAKLPPESATTLMHEGSVWLARSRALEPGPLRLVHIHAVRAPLPNGDEHTIDEAELADG; this is encoded by the coding sequence ATGAGCAAATCGACGCTCGTCAATCTGGCAACAGTCGGCAGCGATGAACTGCAGGCGATGCCTGTTGCCGTTTTCACCGCGGGTCTCGAACAGATGTCGGCGGAGGCCATCGTCCGTTTCCGCCGTATGCGGAAGCTTAGCGCCCCCCACCGCTCCGCCCTTGAAAAATATCTCGTGGAAAATCCCAGCAAGCGTCCAGGCGGCGCAGCGGGAGCGGACTCTACCGGCGGCCGGGGCGGAAAAGGCGGAGCCGAGGAGGAGAAGGAAGCGCAGAAAAAGAAGCGCGGAGGTGAAGCCGGGTTTGGCATGGAGTTGCTGCTGCGCGTGATTGCCTGGTGGGAAGGCATGGATACCGACGACGTCGCGCGCGCGAAAGGCATCAAGCGCCGCAAGAGGAAAAAGCCCGCGCCCGCGCCACAGCAGAAAGTATCCCCCGCCGCGGCGGCCCGGCCCGCTCCTGAAGAAGAGACGCCTCCCCTTGGCCGCGTGGAGCTGATCCAGAAACTCTGGGGCGAGGGTTTCAGTCTTCCCGGGGGCGCCTCGTTTGCTCTGCGTGTGGCAGCGCCGATCACTCTTTCTTCGAGCGGGCGGTATCTCGATCTGACGCCTGGCCTGGGCGGCGGCATGCGCGCCATTGCGAAGGCCTCGGGAGCGACCATTCTCGGCATTGAGGCGGATGGCGAACTTGCCGCCGCCGCCCAGCTTCTATCGGAACAGGCGGGAATGGGGACGGTGGCGCCAGTGCGAGCGGTCGGTCCGGACGGTCTCGGGCCGGAGGATTTCGAACCCGCCGGAGGCTATGCAGCCATCTTCATGCGCGAAGCGATGTTTGCCGTCGAAGACAAGGAACGGATGCTGGATGAACTGCAACGCGCACTAAGCGATGAAGGATCTCTTGTTCTTACCGACTTTGTTCTTGCCGATGGCATCGGCATCGAAACGGAAGAAGACGAGACGATCTCCGCGTGGCGCGCTGCGGAAGGCCATGTGGCACATCCATGGACGCAAGCCGAGTATCGCGCTGCGCTGGGCGCATCAGGTTACAAATTGGAAAGAATGTCCGATCTGACCTCAGTCTATCTGCCACTTATTCAGACCGGTTGGCGGCAGCTACACGATTGCCTGCAAAACGCCAAACTTCCGCCGGAAAGCGCCACCACGTTGATGCATGAAGGTAGCGTCTGGCTTGCACGGAGCCGGGCCCTGGAACCGGGACCGCTTCGACTCGTTCATATACATGCGGTTCGTGCGCCGCTGCCGAACGGAGACGAGCACACAATCGACGAGGCCGAGTTGGCCGATGGTTGA